In Corylus avellana chromosome ca2, CavTom2PMs-1.0, the following proteins share a genomic window:
- the LOC132170224 gene encoding uncharacterized protein LOC132170224 has translation MASSVEREGAREEVVSIELPALAGWKKKKVLARFEGFPVKNYSKLDAIATELHSLKIVSPMGQLLDKVERYFTKIKGEVDAMERTKDEEYVQEISESQYRFRLPYPYKNQRSNGRCFLKLHGVGSTGEKGSKGLREERTRTKK, from the exons ATGGCGAGCTCAGTGGAGAGGGAGGGTGCAAGAGAGGAAGTTGTTTCCATCGAACTCCCTGCACTTGCTGgctggaagaagaagaag GTGTTAGCAAGGTTCGAAGGCTTCCCTGTAAAGAACTACTCAAAGTTGGATGCCATAGCCACTGAACTGCATAGTTTGAAGATCGTATCTCCCATGGGGCAGCTCCTTGATAAAGTTGAACGCTACTTCACTAag ATCAAAGGAGAAGTGGACGCAATGGAACGAACCAAAGATGAAGAGTACGTCCAAGAAATTTCAGAGTCACAATATCGATTTCGACTTCCATATCCTTATAAGAATCAAAGAAGCAATGGTAGATGTTTCCTCAAGCTGCATGGAGTTGGCTCTACAG GAGAGAAGGGAAGCAAAGGCCTCAGAGAAGAAAGAACCAGGACCAAAAAGTGA